The Nitrospira tepida genome includes a window with the following:
- a CDS encoding alpha-amylase family glycosyl hydrolase — MTALPTYPSLYQINTRVWLTELSRKLGKTATLDDIPDAELDDLAQLGFDWIWFLSVWQTGLAVQRVSRANPEWRREFQETLPDLREEDIGGSGFAIAGYTVHQNLGGAAALARLRERLKQRGLRLLLDFVPNHMAPDHPWVEQHLEYFVQGNDQDLVRAPQNYCRINTAQGSRVLAYGRDPYFAGWPDTLQLDYSNPATQEAMIGELVKIAAQCDGVRCDMAMLVLPDVFERTWGRRAPLFWPEATRRVRERVPGFCFMAEVYWDFEWTMQQQGFDYAYDKRLYDRLREGHARPVREHFHAGLDYQNKLARFLENHDEPRAAATFSPEVHEAAAVTTFLSPGLRFFHQGQFEGRKKRISPHLVRGPEEPVDQRLKQFYDRLLAVLRKPVVRIGAWQLLECVPA, encoded by the coding sequence GTGACGGCCTTGCCTACCTACCCCTCGCTCTATCAGATCAATACGCGCGTCTGGCTGACCGAGCTGTCCCGCAAGCTGGGCAAGACCGCCACGCTGGACGATATCCCGGATGCCGAACTGGATGACCTGGCTCAACTGGGTTTTGACTGGATCTGGTTCTTGAGCGTGTGGCAGACCGGTTTGGCCGTGCAGCGCGTGTCGCGCGCCAATCCTGAATGGCGCAGGGAGTTTCAGGAGACCCTGCCGGACTTGCGAGAAGAAGACATCGGCGGGTCCGGGTTCGCAATTGCCGGTTACACGGTTCATCAGAATCTCGGCGGCGCGGCGGCGCTCGCGCGGCTGCGCGAGCGACTGAAGCAGCGAGGCCTGCGCCTGCTGCTCGATTTCGTGCCGAACCACATGGCGCCGGACCATCCCTGGGTCGAGCAGCATCTGGAGTACTTCGTTCAGGGGAACGACCAGGATCTCGTCAGGGCTCCGCAGAACTATTGCCGCATCAACACCGCTCAGGGCTCACGTGTGCTCGCCTACGGGCGGGATCCGTACTTCGCCGGCTGGCCCGACACGCTGCAGCTCGACTACAGCAATCCGGCCACGCAAGAAGCGATGATCGGCGAGCTGGTGAAGATCGCCGCCCAGTGCGATGGGGTGCGCTGCGACATGGCCATGCTCGTCCTGCCGGATGTTTTCGAACGGACATGGGGGCGCCGGGCGCCGCTTTTCTGGCCCGAGGCGACCAGGCGCGTGCGCGAACGTGTTCCGGGCTTTTGCTTCATGGCCGAGGTCTACTGGGACTTCGAATGGACGATGCAACAGCAGGGCTTCGACTACGCGTACGACAAACGGCTGTACGACCGCCTGCGCGAGGGCCATGCCAGGCCCGTGCGCGAGCATTTTCACGCCGGGCTTGATTACCAGAACAAGCTGGCGCGCTTTCTTGAAAACCATGACGAGCCGCGCGCGGCTGCGACCTTTTCACCTGAGGTGCATGAGGCCGCGGCGGTCACCACCTTTCTGTCGCCGGGGCTGCGCTTCTTTCATCAGGGGCAATTCGAGGGACGGAAGAAACGGATCTCGCCCCATCTGGTCCGGGGACCAGAGGAACCGGTCGATCAGCGCCTGAAGCAGTTTTACGACCGGCTGCTTGCCGTGCTGCGCAAGCCGGTCGTCCGTATCGGGGCCTGGCAATTGCTCGAATGCGTGCCGGCCTGA
- a CDS encoding MGH1-like glycoside hydrolase domain-containing protein, translating to MTEEAKRLDAAREDNVAWRKWGPYLSERQWGTVREDYSYGGDAWNFFTHDHARSRAYRWGEDGLGGISDDKQRLRFALALWNGKDSILKERLFGLTNSEANHGEDVKEYYFYLDSTPTHSYMKFLYKYPQAAYPYADLVETNRRRSREEMEYELLDTGVFNEDRYFDVFVEYAKASPEDILIKITVANRGPEEAELHVLPTLWFRNDWAPWISRRGEKPLLKEIEGPAGAKTIAALHPVLGGYDLYCDGDVPLLFTENSTNHAKLHLDYPDAGPYLKDAINNYVVEGRQDAVNPERQGTKAAAHYRLKVGPRQSAAVRLRLVRQASAQIGDNPAKTTVKGKAKGDAGPFGQAFDQIVQERLGEADEFYRAVTPPSVSPDAANVMRQALAGMLWSKQYYYWDGDAWLEEHNAHPLHRGSRHFRNREWFHMINDDIISMPDKWEYPWYAAWDLAFHTLPLSIVDPDFAKQQMEMMLRGVYLHPSGQIPAYEWNFSDVNPPVHSWATLFLHRTELALRGEADVDFLKSAFNKLLLNFTWWVNRKDRFGKNVFEGGFLGLDNIGVFDRSAPLPTGGYLEQADGTAWMALFTQNMLELSVEIVPHDRTYEGMVGKFVEHFLYIAAAMNRPGDDGMWDEEDGFYYDLLRLPDGSGTKLKVRSMVGLLPLCATTVVEAWQRERVPQAVAMFMERARQMPELLTSVHKTGPGHLGVADRGIFALVNEERLRRILSKMLDENEFLSPYGIRSLSKFHQQHPYVFCVDGQEYRVDYLPAESNTGMFGGNSNWRGPVWMPVNALIIRALLAYYLYYGDNFTIECPTGSGKMMNLFEVSKDIADRLTRMFLRNADGKRPVYGGTKKYQEDPHWRDHILFYEYFHGDNGAGLGASHQTGWTGVVAKLIQLFGLLDPKRMLEGGKMAAFVRGTPEGKAKP from the coding sequence GGCTCCGCTTCGCTCTCGCTCTGTGGAACGGCAAGGACTCCATTCTGAAAGAACGTCTGTTCGGCCTGACCAATAGCGAGGCGAACCACGGCGAAGACGTCAAAGAATATTACTTCTACCTCGACAGCACGCCGACGCATTCGTACATGAAGTTTCTCTACAAGTACCCGCAAGCGGCCTATCCCTATGCCGATCTGGTGGAGACGAACAGGCGGCGGAGCCGGGAAGAGATGGAATACGAATTGTTGGACACGGGCGTGTTCAACGAGGACCGCTACTTCGACGTGTTCGTGGAATATGCGAAGGCGTCGCCCGAGGACATTCTCATCAAGATTACTGTGGCCAACCGGGGGCCGGAGGAGGCAGAGCTGCATGTGTTGCCGACCCTGTGGTTTCGCAACGACTGGGCTCCCTGGATCAGCCGACGCGGCGAGAAGCCGCTGCTGAAGGAGATCGAAGGGCCGGCGGGAGCGAAGACGATTGCGGCCCTGCACCCCGTCCTTGGCGGGTACGACCTGTACTGCGATGGCGATGTGCCGCTGCTCTTTACCGAGAACTCAACCAACCATGCCAAACTCCATCTCGACTATCCGGACGCCGGCCCCTATCTCAAGGATGCGATCAATAACTATGTGGTAGAGGGTCGTCAGGATGCCGTGAACCCGGAGCGGCAGGGCACGAAGGCCGCGGCGCATTACCGGCTGAAGGTGGGGCCGCGTCAATCGGCGGCGGTGCGGCTGCGTCTCGTCCGGCAGGCCTCAGCGCAGATTGGCGACAATCCTGCGAAAACAACCGTCAAAGGCAAAGCAAAAGGCGATGCCGGTCCTTTCGGCCAGGCCTTTGACCAGATCGTGCAGGAGCGGCTGGGGGAAGCCGACGAATTCTATCGCGCGGTGACGCCGCCATCCGTGAGTCCGGATGCGGCCAACGTAATGCGCCAGGCGCTCGCCGGCATGCTCTGGTCCAAACAGTATTACTATTGGGACGGTGATGCCTGGCTCGAGGAGCACAACGCCCACCCGCTCCATCGCGGCAGCCGCCATTTCCGGAACCGAGAGTGGTTCCACATGATCAACGACGACATCATCTCCATGCCCGACAAGTGGGAGTACCCCTGGTACGCTGCCTGGGACCTCGCGTTCCATACGCTGCCGCTCTCGATCGTGGACCCTGACTTTGCAAAGCAGCAGATGGAAATGATGTTGCGCGGGGTCTATCTGCATCCCAGCGGTCAGATCCCGGCCTATGAGTGGAACTTCAGCGACGTGAACCCCCCGGTCCATAGCTGGGCGACTCTCTTCCTCCACCGCACCGAACTGGCGCTGCGGGGCGAGGCCGACGTGGATTTCCTGAAGTCAGCCTTCAACAAGCTCCTGCTCAATTTCACATGGTGGGTCAACCGGAAGGACCGGTTCGGGAAGAACGTGTTCGAAGGCGGCTTCCTCGGCCTCGACAATATCGGCGTGTTCGACCGCAGCGCCCCCCTGCCCACCGGAGGGTATTTGGAACAGGCGGATGGGACGGCCTGGATGGCCCTGTTTACCCAGAACATGCTGGAGCTCTCGGTTGAAATCGTCCCTCACGACCGCACCTATGAAGGCATGGTGGGGAAGTTTGTCGAGCATTTCCTGTATATCGCCGCGGCCATGAATCGGCCCGGAGATGACGGCATGTGGGATGAAGAAGACGGCTTTTATTACGATCTGCTTCGCCTGCCGGATGGAAGCGGCACCAAACTCAAAGTGCGTTCGATGGTGGGCCTCCTGCCGCTGTGCGCCACCACCGTGGTCGAGGCCTGGCAGCGCGAGCGGGTGCCGCAAGCGGTGGCGATGTTTATGGAACGTGCGCGGCAGATGCCGGAGCTGCTGACCTCGGTCCATAAGACGGGACCGGGCCATCTCGGTGTGGCAGACCGCGGCATCTTTGCGCTCGTCAACGAGGAGCGGCTGCGCCGGATCTTGTCGAAGATGCTGGACGAGAACGAGTTCCTGAGCCCCTATGGCATCCGCTCGCTCTCCAAGTTCCACCAGCAACACCCCTATGTCTTCTGCGTCGACGGACAGGAGTACCGTGTCGATTACCTGCCGGCGGAATCCAATACCGGCATGTTCGGGGGCAACTCGAACTGGCGGGGGCCGGTCTGGATGCCGGTGAATGCCCTGATCATCCGGGCACTGCTGGCGTACTATCTCTATTACGGTGACAACTTCACAATCGAATGCCCCACTGGGTCCGGCAAGATGATGAATCTGTTTGAGGTCAGCAAGGACATTGCCGATCGCCTGACGCGCATGTTTCTGCGCAATGCTGACGGGAAGCGGCCGGTTTATGGCGGCACCAAGAAATATCAGGAGGACCCTCACTGGCGGGACCACATCCTCTTTTATGAATACTTCCATGGCGATAACGGAGCCGGGCTTGGCGCGAGCCATCAGACCGGGTGGACCGGCGTAGTGGCGAAACTCATTCAGCTCTTTGGCCTGTTGGACCCGAAAAGGATGCTCGAAGGCGGCAAGATGGCGGCCTTCGTGCGTGGCACGCCGGAAGGGAAGGCGAAGCCGTGA